A stretch of the Vanacampus margaritifer isolate UIUO_Vmar chromosome 6, RoL_Vmar_1.0, whole genome shotgun sequence genome encodes the following:
- the LOC144053323 gene encoding tyrosine-protein kinase CSK-like: MTQRHHCVGKFNFKGSLTHHLAFKEGDLLTIIMTTENPEWYVARNEAGREGEVPTSRIEKCRHNLASVENCSELNLMPWFHGKITRLQAERLLSPSEMGLFLVRESTNYPGDYTLCLSTNDNVEHYHIMYGNGKLTIDDETYFHNLIQLVEHYKSNSDGLCTRLINPKLEKETVAVHNEFVSGGWVMNRKELKLLKVIGRGEFGEVRLAEYRKAQVAVKCLKNNTTAQAFIAEASVMMKLSHNNLVKLLGVISEADGSLLIITEYMRKGTLVDYLRSRGRTVLTSVTLLKFALHVCEAMVYLESNHFVHRDLAARNVLLSEELIAKVSDFGLTKKVSSLEDTDKLPVKWTSPEALKEKKFSTKSDVWSYGVLLWEIYSFGRMPYPKIQSKHVVHHLEGGYRMPSPDGCPEALYYIMKRCWHLNPESRPSFDLLKEWLSDVKKELRQMGTQL; encoded by the exons ATGACCCAAAGGCACCATTGTGTGGGCAAATTCAACTTTAAGGGCTCATTAACGCACCACCTCGCCTTTAAGGAAGGAGATCTGTTGACTATCATTATGACTACAGAG AATCCAGAGTGGTATGTAGCTAGAAATGAAGCTGGTCGTGAAGGGGAAGTTCCCACCAGCCGCATTGAGAAATGCCGTCACAACCTGGCATCTGTGGAAAATTGCAGCGAGCTGAATCTTATGCC ATGGTTTCATGGCAAAATAACACGTCTCCAGGCCGAGCGCTTGCTCTCCCCGTCAGAGATGGGTCTATTCTTGGTGCGAGAGAGCACCAACTATCCCGGCGACTACACGCTGTGTTTGAGCACCAACGACAACGTGGAGCACTACCACATCATGTACGGCAACGGCAAGCTTACCATTGATGACGAAACCTATTTTCACAACCTCATCCAACTTGTTGAG CACTACAAAAGCAATTCTGATGGACTGTGCACTCGTCTCATCAACCCAAAGTTGGAGAAGGAGACGGTTGCTGTCCACAACGAATTTGTGAGCG GCGGCTGGGTGATGAACAGGAAGGAACTCAAGTTACTCAAGGTCATTGGACGAGGAGAGTTTGGAG AAGTCAGGTTGGCTGAGTACAGAAAGGCTCAAGTGGCTGTGAAGTGCCTTAAAAACAATACCACGGCGCAGGCTTTTATTGCAGAGGCCTCTGTCATGAT GAAATTAAGTCACAATAACTTGGTGAAGCTGCTCGGCGTGATTTCAGAGGCGGACGGCAGTTTGCTGATTATTACCGAATACATGAGAAAG ggtaCCTTGGTGGACTACCTGCGTTCCAGAGGACGGACAGTACTCACTAGTGTTACCCTTCTTAAATTTGCATT ACACGTCTGCGAGGCCATGGTATATTTGGAATCTAATCATTTTGTCCACCGAGACCTCGCAGCCCGTAATGTTCTGTTATCGGAGGAACTCATTGCCAAAGTCAGTGACTTTGGCTTGACCAAGAAAGTGTCTTCCCTTGAGGATACCGACAAGCTGCCGGTCAAGTGGACGTCACCAGAGGCCCTCAAAGAAAAG AAATTCTCCACCAAATCAGATGTTTGGAGTTATGGTGTTTTGCTTTGGGAGATTTACTCATTTGGTCGAATGCCTTACCCAAAAATT CAATCGAAGCATGTGGTGCATCATTTGGAGGGCGGATACCGGATGCCTTCTCCAGACGGCTGTCCTGAAGCGCTTTACTACATCATGAAGCGCTGCTGGCACTTGAACCCTGAATCTCGGCCATCTTTCGATTTGTTGAAAGAGTGGCTGTCGGATGTGAAAAAAGAGCTCCGGCAAATGGGCACGCAGCTCTGA